From the Lepus europaeus isolate LE1 chromosome 12, mLepTim1.pri, whole genome shotgun sequence genome, one window contains:
- the NMRK1 gene encoding nicotinamide riboside kinase 1 isoform X1 — MKTFVIGIGGVTNGGKTTLAKKLQKHLPNCSVISQDDFFKPESEIETDKNGFLQYDVLEALNMEKMMSAVSCWMENPRHTRQSTDRNEEICILIIEGFLLFNYKPFDPIWNRSYFLTIPYEECKRRRSTRVYEPPDPPGYFDGHVWPMYLKHRREMEDIAWEVVYLDGTKSEEDLFSQVYEDLIQELAKQKCLQVTAEGCNAANPF; from the exons ATGAAAACATTTGTCATTGGAATTGGTGG CGTGACCAATGGTGGGAAGACAACACTGGCTAAGAAATTGCAGAAACACCTGCCAAATTGCAGTGTCATATCCCAGGATGACTTCTTCAAG CCAGAAtctgagatagagacagataaaaATGGATTTTTGCAGTATGATG TGCTTGAAGCGCTGAACATGGAAAAAATGATGTCAGCTGTTTCCTGCTGGATGGAAAATCCAAGACACACTCGGCAATCGACAGACAGGAATGaggaaatctgcattttaatcaTCGAAGGTTTCCTTCTCTTTAATTATAA GCCGTTTGATCCTATATGGAATAGAAGCTATTTTCTGACTATTCCCTATGAAGAatgcaagaggaggaggag CACCAGAGTCTATGAGCCTCCAGACCCCCCTGGGTACTTCGATGGCCATGTGTGGCCCATGTACCTAAAGCACAGACGAGAAATGGAGGACATCGCGTGGGAAGTTG TCTACCTAGATGGGACAAAATCTGAAGAGGACCTATTTTCACAAGTATATGAAGATCTAATACAAGAACTAGCAAAACAAAAGT
- the NMRK1 gene encoding nicotinamide riboside kinase 1 isoform X2, protein MKTFVIGIGGVTNGGKTTLAKKLQKHLPNCSVISQDDFFKPESEIETDKNGFLQYDVLEALNMEKMMSAVSCWMENPRHTRQSTDRNEEICILIIEVCCYFRPFDPIWNRSYFLTIPYEECKRRRSTRVYEPPDPPGYFDGHVWPMYLKHRREMEDIAWEVVYLDGTKSEEDLFSQVYEDLIQELAKQKCLQVTAEGCNAANPF, encoded by the exons ATGAAAACATTTGTCATTGGAATTGGTGG CGTGACCAATGGTGGGAAGACAACACTGGCTAAGAAATTGCAGAAACACCTGCCAAATTGCAGTGTCATATCCCAGGATGACTTCTTCAAG CCAGAAtctgagatagagacagataaaaATGGATTTTTGCAGTATGATG TGCTTGAAGCGCTGAACATGGAAAAAATGATGTCAGCTGTTTCCTGCTGGATGGAAAATCCAAGACACACTCGGCAATCGACAGACAGGAATGaggaaatctgcattttaatcaTCGAAG TGTGCTGTTATTTTAGGCCGTTTGATCCTATATGGAATAGAAGCTATTTTCTGACTATTCCCTATGAAGAatgcaagaggaggaggag CACCAGAGTCTATGAGCCTCCAGACCCCCCTGGGTACTTCGATGGCCATGTGTGGCCCATGTACCTAAAGCACAGACGAGAAATGGAGGACATCGCGTGGGAAGTTG TCTACCTAGATGGGACAAAATCTGAAGAGGACCTATTTTCACAAGTATATGAAGATCTAATACAAGAACTAGCAAAACAAAAGT